From a region of the Armatimonadota bacterium genome:
- a CDS encoding serine hydroxymethyltransferase, which produces MLELKVTNPSFTAPLSEVDPEIAEAIELEKKRQNGKLELIAAENFVSRAVLEATGSIMTNKYAEGYPGKRYYGGCEYVDIAERLAIERAKQLFGADHANVQPHAGAQANMAVYFAVMEPGDTYLAMDLNHGGHLTHGSPVNFSGKLYNVIPYGVDRKTELIDYDELYRLAREHKPKLIVAGATVYPRIIDFCKMREIADSVNAYLMVDMAHIAGLVAAGEHPSPVPYAHFVTTTTHKTLRGPRSGMILCKAEYANMVDKAVFPGMQGGPLMHVIAAKAVALKEAMTPEFKAYQRQIRHNAAALAESLLQHDLRLVSGGTDNHLMLIDLTPLGLNGKQAQEALDSAGITANKNTIPFDTQKPYLGSGLRLGTPALTTRGMREAEMRTIGGLINDVLRNPDDEAVRTRVLGKVADLCAQFPLYG; this is translated from the coding sequence ATGTTGGAACTTAAAGTAACCAATCCATCGTTTACGGCGCCATTATCGGAAGTTGACCCGGAAATTGCCGAAGCTATTGAGCTAGAGAAAAAACGCCAAAATGGGAAGCTAGAGCTAATTGCCGCTGAAAATTTCGTCAGTCGGGCGGTGCTCGAAGCTACTGGCAGCATAATGACAAACAAATATGCAGAAGGTTATCCTGGGAAACGTTATTATGGCGGATGCGAATACGTTGACATTGCCGAGCGTTTAGCCATTGAACGTGCAAAGCAATTATTCGGCGCAGACCACGCCAATGTCCAGCCACACGCCGGTGCTCAAGCAAATATGGCGGTCTACTTTGCGGTAATGGAACCAGGCGATACTTATCTAGCAATGGATTTGAACCACGGAGGGCATCTCACCCACGGTAGTCCGGTAAATTTCTCTGGGAAACTCTACAATGTCATCCCCTATGGGGTTGATAGGAAGACCGAGCTAATTGACTACGACGAACTCTACAGACTGGCGCGAGAACATAAACCAAAGCTAATAGTGGCAGGAGCAACAGTATACCCGAGAATCATAGATTTTTGTAAAATGCGGGAGATAGCAGACTCCGTCAATGCGTATTTAATGGTAGACATGGCACACATAGCTGGTTTGGTTGCTGCAGGAGAGCATCCGTCACCCGTACCATACGCACATTTTGTGACCACGACGACTCATAAGACTCTTCGTGGCCCGCGGTCGGGCATGATTCTCTGCAAAGCAGAATATGCAAACATGGTGGACAAAGCCGTATTCCCCGGAATGCAGGGCGGGCCATTGATGCACGTCATTGCTGCAAAAGCTGTTGCTTTGAAAGAAGCGATGACTCCCGAGTTCAAAGCATATCAGCGCCAGATTCGGCACAATGCGGCCGCCCTTGCCGAAAGTCTCCTTCAGCACGATCTGAGACTTGTTTCCGGCGGCACAGATAACCACCTAATGTTAATCGATCTAACACCGCTTGGTCTAAATGGCAAACAAGCGCAGGAAGCTCTCGACAGTGCCGGGATAACAGCCAATAAAAATACGATTCCATTCGATACTCAAAAGCCATACTTAGGAAGCGGCCTACGCCTTGGAACACCGGCATTGACAACTAGGGGTATGCGCGAGGCAGAAATGCGTACAATAGGCGGCTTAATAAACGATGTACTAAGAAACCCAGATGATGAAGCGGTACGAACCAGAGTACTAGGCAAAGTTGCTGATTTATGCGCCCAATTTCCTTTGTACGGCTAG
- the wecB gene encoding UDP-N-acetylglucosamine 2-epimerase (non-hydrolyzing), with translation MPIKVMTVFGTRPDAVKMCPVVLELQKFPDKVDLVVAVTGQHREMLHQVLDIFQVKPKYDLDIMKTKQSLAEITTRSLQGLENIILKEQPNIVLAQGDTTTTFTACLAAFYNKVAVGHVEAGLRTDNKYDPFPEEINRRLTTVLADLHFAPTPAAKKNLLAEGVPSNKIYVTGNTVIDALLSVAERPWVFDDPVLASAGTDGRRMILVTAHRRENWGEPMTSICKAIKKVVEEFPDVFVVFAVHKNPIVRETVFPELGQTERVHLIEPPDYVPFVHLLKRSYLVLTDSGGIQEEAPSLGKPVLIMRNTTERPEGVEAGTGKLVGTTTERIVSETARLLSDHEAYNSMARAVNPYGDGHASVRIREALFKYFGLD, from the coding sequence ATGCCGATAAAAGTAATGACAGTGTTCGGAACGCGACCGGACGCCGTAAAAATGTGTCCAGTAGTCCTGGAACTTCAGAAGTTTCCAGACAAGGTAGACTTGGTTGTGGCAGTCACCGGCCAGCACCGCGAAATGCTTCATCAAGTCCTTGACATCTTCCAAGTCAAGCCAAAATATGACTTGGATATCATGAAGACTAAGCAATCGCTAGCAGAAATAACTACCCGCTCCCTGCAGGGCCTAGAAAACATTATCCTTAAAGAACAGCCGAATATTGTTCTTGCACAAGGAGACACGACAACAACATTCACCGCATGTTTGGCGGCATTTTACAATAAAGTAGCCGTTGGGCATGTGGAGGCAGGGCTACGGACAGACAATAAATACGACCCATTCCCAGAGGAAATAAACCGAAGGCTGACAACAGTGCTCGCCGATTTGCATTTCGCACCTACGCCGGCGGCAAAAAAGAACCTCCTTGCTGAAGGAGTACCGTCGAACAAAATATACGTGACCGGCAATACGGTAATTGATGCGCTTCTCTCAGTAGCGGAACGGCCTTGGGTTTTTGACGACCCAGTTCTCGCAAGCGCTGGCACCGATGGGCGGCGAATGATTCTCGTAACCGCCCACCGGCGCGAGAATTGGGGCGAGCCAATGACATCGATTTGCAAAGCGATTAAAAAGGTAGTTGAGGAATTCCCGGACGTGTTTGTTGTATTTGCAGTACACAAGAATCCGATAGTTAGGGAGACAGTATTCCCCGAACTAGGGCAAACGGAACGCGTTCACCTAATTGAACCGCCGGATTATGTGCCCTTCGTACACTTGCTGAAGCGGTCATATCTGGTGCTGACAGACTCAGGGGGCATTCAAGAAGAAGCGCCATCTCTCGGGAAACCTGTTCTAATAATGCGAAATACTACCGAGCGTCCCGAAGGCGTCGAGGCAGGAACCGGCAAACTTGTCGGCACAACCACCGAAAGAATTGTCTCGGAGACAGCCAGACTTCTTTCCGACCACGAAGCTTACAACTCTATGGCCCGTGCCGTGAACCCATATGGCGACGGGCATGCTTCCGTTAGAATCAGGGAGGCATTATTCAAATACTTTGGGTTAGACTGA
- a CDS encoding cytidine/deoxycytidylate deaminase family protein — protein sequence MSEGTRARPDWDKYFLEIAQVVAKRSTCLRRQIGAVIVCDRRILATGYNGAPSGLAHCLDIGCLRDKMGIASGTRTELCRALHSEMNAIIQAAQHGVSTKGATLYCTHQPCSVCARMLVNAGIVRIVYIGDYPDPFATEILNEAGVELIRFTKELEPISPTR from the coding sequence ATGTCTGAAGGAACTCGAGCGCGGCCGGATTGGGATAAGTATTTCCTGGAAATAGCACAAGTAGTGGCAAAGCGGTCAACATGTCTTAGGCGTCAAATTGGTGCTGTAATCGTTTGCGACCGACGTATACTTGCGACAGGTTACAATGGTGCGCCTTCAGGCCTTGCCCACTGCTTGGATATAGGATGTTTACGCGACAAAATGGGAATTGCTTCTGGCACCCGTACGGAGCTTTGTCGAGCACTCCATTCGGAAATGAACGCAATCATTCAGGCGGCACAGCATGGGGTCTCGACCAAGGGTGCGACATTATACTGCACACACCAGCCATGCAGTGTATGTGCAAGAATGCTTGTTAATGCTGGAATTGTGCGAATCGTCTACATTGGCGACTATCCGGATCCATTTGCGACGGAAATATTGAACGAAGCAGGCGTAGAGCTGATAAGATTCACAAAGGAGCTTGAGCCAATCTCCCCAACGAGGTGA
- the rpiB gene encoding ribose 5-phosphate isomerase B: protein MRIAIGSDHAGYWLKEELVRFLTEQHLEFKDFGTYSADRVDYPDIGLQVAEAVAKGEFDRGILVCGSGIGMCIVANKVPGIRAAACSDLYSAMVSRTHNDSNILTLGERVIGVGIAIEIVKTWLFTEFSGEERHAKRIAKITEIERKFFKEAG, encoded by the coding sequence ATGAGAATTGCAATTGGCTCTGACCACGCAGGATACTGGCTAAAAGAGGAATTAGTTCGCTTCCTTACCGAACAACACCTAGAGTTTAAAGACTTTGGCACATACAGCGCTGACCGTGTTGATTACCCCGATATCGGCTTGCAGGTTGCAGAGGCTGTCGCAAAAGGTGAGTTCGACCGGGGTATACTTGTGTGTGGATCGGGTATAGGTATGTGCATAGTTGCGAACAAGGTTCCCGGGATACGCGCAGCCGCATGCAGCGACTTATACAGCGCCATGGTTTCCCGGACCCATAATGACTCAAACATCCTGACGCTAGGGGAGCGAGTCATCGGCGTTGGAATAGCCATCGAAATTGTTAAGACATGGCTTTTCACTGAATTCTCTGGTGAAGAACGCCATGCAAAGCGTATTGCAAAAATAACAGAGATTGAAAGAAAATTCTTCAAAGAGGCGGGCTGA
- a CDS encoding undecaprenyl/decaprenyl-phosphate alpha-N-acetylglucosaminyl 1-phosphate transferase: MNWHVLAFGLALGISYALTPVVRRLAIALNVMDHPGERRVHTRPIPRWGGIAVYVAFTFTILLISHIGGKFYPEIKLDIRMIGIIVAGALLATAGMIDDMKELSAAVQALSIIGATVVLMGFGVSIQLITNPFGNPPIIWLKWASWPVTILWVFILTKSMDLMDGLDGLAAGIGAIASGFLAIMAYYKAQPAVALMSATLCGACIGFLRFNFNPAKIFMGTVGSQFIGFTLAAISIVGLFKVAAAFAIAIPVLVFGVPIFDAFFVVWRRFRERRPVHVADRTHLHHRLLEKGLTHKQVVLLIYILCCILGIVALTIILSCR; this comes from the coding sequence ATGAACTGGCATGTCCTCGCCTTTGGGCTTGCATTAGGTATTTCATATGCACTTACTCCCGTTGTGCGCCGCCTGGCCATAGCTCTCAACGTTATGGACCATCCTGGCGAGAGGCGAGTCCACACCCGTCCAATCCCGCGATGGGGAGGAATTGCAGTATACGTTGCCTTCACTTTTACAATACTCCTTATTTCACACATTGGTGGGAAATTCTACCCTGAAATTAAGCTTGATATACGAATGATTGGCATCATTGTTGCGGGAGCACTTCTTGCAACTGCCGGAATGATAGACGACATGAAAGAACTATCAGCCGCCGTCCAAGCGCTCTCGATAATTGGAGCCACGGTCGTTCTAATGGGATTCGGTGTAAGCATACAGCTGATTACCAATCCTTTCGGAAACCCGCCAATAATATGGCTAAAATGGGCTTCATGGCCAGTGACCATTCTTTGGGTGTTCATCCTAACCAAGTCAATGGACCTAATGGACGGATTGGACGGATTGGCTGCGGGTATAGGAGCGATTGCATCGGGTTTCCTTGCAATAATGGCATATTACAAAGCGCAACCTGCGGTAGCGCTGATGTCAGCGACACTTTGCGGAGCTTGCATTGGCTTTCTGAGATTCAACTTCAACCCAGCAAAGATCTTTATGGGAACGGTCGGAAGCCAGTTTATCGGGTTCACCCTTGCTGCTATATCAATAGTGGGACTCTTCAAGGTGGCGGCTGCCTTTGCCATTGCAATTCCTGTGCTTGTGTTTGGCGTGCCAATCTTCGATGCATTTTTCGTAGTTTGGAGAAGGTTTCGCGAGCGCCGGCCCGTCCATGTTGCCGACCGCACCCATTTGCATCATAGACTGCTAGAGAAAGGCTTGACACATAAACAAGTTGTCCTTTTGATATACATCCTTTGTTGCATATTAGGCATAGTGGCGCTAACAATTATCCTCTCCTGCAGGTAA